The DNA region attcatggtttaaaagattgatcatattaagtcaatttttatattgtgaactagcttcatttgattaaaagatgattttggtcaaggtacatttaatttaaaaaaatccttatacgtgaggccagcagccgtattgtgttccaagaatccaagaatgatagaagaataaaaaaacactgttgttcggacggtgtcaaaatcatcgcaactaaattcgCAGATcaatctttgtgattttcttacatttttaagttttatactttccagaaatccttttcctactccttgtgatcgtccttcacaagagtacaacgtatcaacaaattttattcattttgattcatattttactcaataatgtatcgtgcacttattgttcagtgttactaacaagattaattgcattttcctgctcgctccgtcggaatccaattctgccctttactgtgtgtcgtaattgctctgtcctgtgggttaacacagaaattcacttcattcattttttgaGCAGGTAAATTTTCTCGgttaaactccagtttcctacagtgttatacagttaatttttgcccaatttgataaagattatttatgatgaaatattatttcaataaaataccaGGTAGCAATTGTTCATAAGCcagcctgtgtgcttctagcagatgcggcgaatgaagctgatgtaggtaatctcgaaaacacaaaacttcaaaatttgatatctctggaacgaaacatattcatttctgtcgataagtgattcttatgtaaaattggccggggaacacgatggtgaggtcaaataaaaaaaataagttggggtgttttgagatacgaccgtttaaagttttcaattgcgcaatacaggtagaaaacataaattaatcaaaattttgatcacggaaatggattctacgtccaattttcttcaaaattgagtataagaccgaccttctgagatttgtggttcctgagctatcgccgtttgaaactaggaggtttggtcaaaaatcgccaaaaagtcgattttttggggaggtacaaaaatggaggaggtggtccgatttggatgaaattcgggattcttgcatgttttgatagtatcaacagctctgccaaatttgagcaggatcggagagggtaattttcaaatgctgttccgcttcagatggaatgacccttatgAAATATCTTCGTGAAacattcaggagtgattgaaaattatcttttaagtaaatttagtgaattttctgtaataagactgaaaaagtgacattaagtCATATAAGtggttaaattacacattttcagaggtaaaattaaatttttttcttatataaaaaatgtccctcttctcagatgtaatattaccatgacttttttttacctcTGTAGGATGCTCCGATTTGGTCCTTATTTGGCCTTGGAGTTCCATGGCCAACATTATCAGGCCCGCATAGTTTCTTGGCGGTTAGGGTGGTCCCGGCCATACTTCTCCACCGAAATAAGTTCCCCGTGCATTTggctggagacgcatggtgcctTAAGTGCGATCAACGtggttaaaactgttttttaaagaaattaacaattttctatttttttttcacgtaTGCAAACGTCAAACAGAAAAATACGATTCTAATTATTCTAGCCAAGGAACTCCATGacgaaatttgagccaaattgttttgacgtggaatcgctgtAAAATGATTTTGAGTCAATAAATGAAAGCAATGGTAATGTTTACATCTGAAATTACCATGTACCAAATTTAAGCCAAAGTGGCTGGGAATGATTTTGgaatgttttgttaaattcgattaaaatggataaaaaataaaaatcaattctgtCAGTGGACTGATTAAGTGTCATTGTTTTAATTGGTCAAACATATGTTTAAAGGTTGATATATTTTTGCAgacatcatttttaaaaatatattattctAAAAAAGCCCACTTGCCCCAAAAATAATCGCTTTCGTCGCAGCACCAAAGTATTCCGTTTTTTTGCCAAACTTTCCCTAGGGCAGTGAAACATGCGTAGGGCGTATCATCACGGGCACTTTTGACGCAACCAGTATTGTTCACAGTTCGTGAATTCAGCCAACCGTGAGAACCTTCCCTTTCTGATGCGGGGTAGTGGCACAGCACGTAGACCCCGAGTGGGTGTTTGTAACGTGCAAATCCTGACGATAACACCACCGAAACAAGACGACACTGGCGGCATAAGAATTAGTAACGTGCTCACAAAGGTTCTGTGAACTTGAAGAGCgacgtttttttgtttgaaacatgaattttattatttttaaaataaacgcgaattgtttaaaaattattatcttTAAATGGTTCTtcacaaatcaacaaaactgcTCAACATAAGTTATGTTTGCAAATGATATCCGATCATGCTTGAGccatcaaatttttttattagcTTCTTAAATCGACGAAGGAATCAATTTCCCACCACTTTCCAGAGTCgtagaaaaaaacgaaacaaataACCGTCAATGAAAAATGCAATCAACTATTGACGACCAACAGTTTCCATCTCCCCCCGGTAAACCATCCCATTCGCCACACCAGTTTACCTGTGAAGCTTCCTCTTCCGTCGATGGCGGAGAATCGTTCAGGTCCGTCCGTTTATCTGCAGCGCCCGAGGTAGTGTGCTGCCGCCGAATGCCCGGAGGAGATCCTTCGCGGGGACAAAGGACAGAATCCATCACTATTTGCAGATCATCAAATGCtaaccaacgaaaaaaaaaagtggaacgCCTCCAAGCGACGTGTCTCACATCGGTTCGACTTGTTGTCACACATACACATTGCACACATACGCTTTTGATAATACACGCGCGCAGTTCACTGAATCAAAGCGCGTTGGAGTTGAAACTGTTGTTTGTCTTCCTGTTCTTCTTCAGTCAGTATAGGGTGTGCGTGGTAGTCTCGTTTGAatataacacacacacacactcacagatGGTACACAGACATTGATAGAGCGGAGAGTGTGACAGACGTACAGACAGACAGATAGACAGAGGTTTTCACAGGTTTCTCGAGTTactagtgtttttttgttgtttcttcGTTGAATGTGGGCATCCGTATCTTCTTCTGCATTCATGTTAGTTTATATTCGATAACTTTAAATATGGTTTGTTTGTGAGTGTatgaaacttttgtttttgattttggttattttttgttgctttcTCTATGGTTAGTTGTGCTTTGATTTAGTTTTCTTGTAACAACGCTTCGTTTCTCTGCTTCGGACCACAGTTCCATTCTTCAATCCTTTTTGTTAGTTGTTTAGGAGTATTATAATATTCTTTGCTTTGTTTAAGTTTTAGGTTACTAGGTATATTATTTAACTTCTCCTTTTCGGTTTACTGTATGCTTGTTTATCGTAACTTCACCTTGGTTTTAGATTAACGTTATCGTACTAGTTTACTGGTAGGttatttattgattatttttattcaccGGTTCAAAATACTGATTATTTTAACATTAGTTAACACTAGGTCACGTATATCGTATGTGTGTTGCTTCTTCTTCTCCATCTTTTCCAGCTTTGTGTCTTCTTGCGTTTGTTTTAGCGTCTGTGTAATCGTCCTTGTCCGCGcgcatcgaaaaaacacttatAAACACTTGCGTTCACTGTCACTGTGTGTGTCACTGCGTATGTCCGTTCGTTTTTTAAGtttcttgaaatgttttttgattttttgtttgttttggagtAAAAAAGAGTGGCCGCCCTCGCGAGGCGACGTTAGCGCCGCTCCGGGGTCGTCCTTGGCACTTCGTTGGATATTGTGTATGTAATGTGTGTGTATTACAAGTTCATCATCTCAAATCAACGTAGTCTACATCGCACTCCGTTCGCCGCGCACCGCCTACTACTGCAACTACTGGCGTGAGTAATCGCTAACTAAACAGCTCGTCGAAGAGGATGGCCGCCGGGTTGCCGCAGCCTGCTGCGACCCACAGCGCTTCCGGCGGGCATGTCGACTGCAGCCACCGGTTGCTACGATTGCTTCCGCATCAATTGATGCCGTTGTAGTGTTTTGGCGAATCTTTCGAGATCTGGTACGTCGGTATCGCGTGGATGGGCGTATCCCGGGCGAACGTGTACGTCGGTTTCGTCTGCGACGGACCAGCGCTGGTGTGCGTCAAGGTGACGATGACCGCGAGGATGCTGAATATCGCTAAGGCTATGAACACGGTCATCACGATGCATGCTATCCGTTTGCGCTTCCGGTTGGACTCGGAGTCTTCGTCAAACTCCAGCTTCGCCTTGTCGTCGGTGCCTTTCCGCCGGCTCTTGCGCATCGACTTTTGTCGATTCATCTGGTAGGTCTTCATGATGACACCGTAGTTGATGTCCATGATGTCCATCGGGACGGGCGAAATCTCCCGGCCGATGTCGTCCAGTATCAGATTGGGCGAAAGCTTACGTGAGGCCTTGTAGATCTTGTCCACCTCTTCGGCGGTGAACGCAACGCTTTCCTTGCGATAGGGACTGCTGGAACCGCTGATGATGGCCGGTGGAGGTTCCAGGTCGATCATGAAGCTTTTCGACTTTTTCGCCTTGAACGTCTCGCGCGCATCGCGGCCATTTTTGTACCGCAAGCTGTACGACTTCTTCTGATCAAAGATGGGTGACTTCTGGGGTTGGAACTCATCGGTGAAGGGAGGGTTAGGGCTGAGCAGATGTGCGTTAGAATGTTGTATAAGTGACCGGCGAAAGCTACCCGGGCCGCTGCCTCCAATGTACGGCAACGCTTGATCCAGACTAGTGGTGCTGTTCTTCTGGTTATACTTTTTGCTGTTTTGTCGATTCACAAAGTCCGAGAACGATTCGGCTTTCTTCTCCGATCTACTGTTGCTGCGTGATCGGTACACTTCGTTCTCGAGACTCGCGTTGGCCGAGCTGAACTTTTTACCTTCTCGTGGGCTCCGCTCGATCACTTCCGCTGGCATGTCGTCTCCCAGCGAGTGGAACTTTGCGGAATCCCTTCGCTGAAAGGCGGCGTTGCGTTGCTTTTGCTGATCGTTGAACGACCGATGCATGTGACAGTTACGGCGATTCCCGCTCGTGTTTGGCGAATGGACAAATGCCGGAGCTGGGCGTATCTCTTCTTCCTCCTCACCACCACCGCTGCTCGTTCCGCCACCACTGTCCTGCTTGACCAGGTACTCGCGCGGGTAGATGTGCGAGTGCCGAACGCTGCTGTGCCGGATTATGGGTGCGGCCACAATCTCGTCCGGGTTCGAGCCGCCACTGTTGGTTCTCGAGTGGAACGATGTGGCTTTCCGCAGCTGATGCATCGACGGTGAGTACACGTGCAGGGTATCGGATCTCCGCAGGGGCTTCCGCTGACCCGCACTGTAGTCCTCGACCTTGAGGGACGTCGGTGAGGACTCGTTCACGAAGAACACCTTCGGATCTTGTTGGTGCTGCTTGGCGTGCGAGACCGGGGACAGCCGCTCGATGGGACTGTGGTGCACGATAAGGCTGTTGTCCAGCATGATTGGACTGTTGCCACCGCCTGCGGCCCTCGGCGAGTAGTTGTCGATGCGGACGGACACGGTGCGATCGGCGGACTTGAGCTTCGGTGGACGCTTCTTGCTGATCTCCATCATGTCGATTATGGTAGGATCTTGGTGGGAGGTAGCCGAGACCTTCGCCATCTCCAGAGATTATTGTACGTATAGGGACGACGGCAGATGGGAGTTAGAGCGGCGCAGCGATATCAGATGATCGGCCGAGGGTAGCCTTCGGTGGTAGTGATGGTAGTGGTGGATCGTAGACAGCGGTAGGAAGTCTTTAGAATTTTGCTCGGAACACCGGAAGACATCAACGCGCTTGTGTGGCATTTGGTGGATTTGGTTGGGCTTCGTTCTCTCTGGAATCACGTGGTTCTGGTTCTCTGCGCACGGTTTAGTTGACTTGACTGGCTGGGATTTCTGTTGTTACTAAATTATTGTCACCATTAGAAGTCGTTTCATTCGATCACACAACTAGTTCACACTACACACTCTTTTCTACGGAGCTACTGTTTcctgttttctgttttgctaGGCGGTTGTCGTACAAAAGCTACGTTTCTTTCTGAAAGTAAAGAATCTTGTAAGacagactgttttttttttcactcccaAAAGGTAACACATGTAATCGCTCAAACTTAAAGTTTCACTAAATTCCCTCtgataaacaacaacaacaccagctGTAACGTTCCGTCGATACCTTGGAGATAAGAAGCTTCCAAAGTTCATCAGTTCGGCATGTGCCCTCTGTGTACACAATCTATTCAA from Culex quinquefasciatus strain JHB chromosome 3, VPISU_Cqui_1.0_pri_paternal, whole genome shotgun sequence includes:
- the LOC119768832 gene encoding uncharacterized protein LOC119768832, producing MAKVSATSHQDPTIIDMMEISKKRPPKLKSADRTVSVRIDNYSPRAAGGGNSPIMLDNSLIVHHSPIERLSPVSHAKQHQQDPKVFFVNESSPTSLKVEDYSAGQRKPLRRSDTLHVYSPSMHQLRKATSFHSRTNSGGSNPDEIVAAPIIRHSSVRHSHIYPREYLVKQDSGGGTSSGGGEEEEEIRPAPAFVHSPNTSGNRRNCHMHRSFNDQQKQRNAAFQRRDSAKFHSLGDDMPAEVIERSPREGKKFSSANASLENEVYRSRSNSRSEKKAESFSDFVNRQNSKKYNQKNSTTSLDQALPYIGGSGPGSFRRSLIQHSNAHLLSPNPPFTDEFQPQKSPIFDQKKSYSLRYKNGRDARETFKAKKSKSFMIDLEPPPAIISGSSSPYRKESVAFTAEEVDKIYKASRKLSPNLILDDIGREISPVPMDIMDINYGVIMKTYQMNRQKSMRKSRRKGTDDKAKLEFDEDSESNRKRKRIACIVMTVFIALAIFSILAVIVTLTHTSAGPSQTKPTYTFARDTPIHAIPTYQISKDSPKHYNGIN